tgtttttaaatgaaGGAGAGAATTCGaatatgcatgctcactagtttttctagtttgagcactctggcatgacttagatgatcccacatgtgtgagatcacttggggtggatatatagccttacctccattCTAGCATAAGCATTGCCCTGATaaggcccagaaggccgaaacagtactgtaCAATTAgttatatgtatgtatgtatatatatatatatatatatatatatatatatatatatatatatatatatatatgtatatatttaaatccctgaagagtgaagcgattcacgaaacaggcttgtcgggaaaatgtagttgcgtccttttttcctcttaaaatatttattccgctctgcttcaacgtattgagcactgttccacgcgaaaatcgagttgcagactccctatatatatatatagatatagctctttggcatacaaagcttcgctttcatgtccaaattgagcactctactaggatgagtcattgctgctagcattatgcatgctcactagtttatctagtttgagcactctggcatggcttagatgataccacacgtgtgagatcacttggggtggctatatagccttacctccatcctagcatcagcactgcactgatgaggcccagaaggccgaaacagtactgtctgcagttagttatatatatatatatatacacacacacacccgGGGATATGCAAGCTCTTTCGGAGAGGAGAGGTGGTGGTTGTTATTGAATTAGAGATACAGCAAAAGGGAAATTTTGCCCGGCACTGTCGGAGAAGTCCAGTCTCTCTTTTAGCATTAGTTGGGGCTCGTCACACAACACACAGTAAGAGGAAGTATTGCGTGACAGAGGACTAATCCCGGAACGCTTTATTTACATCAACTCCGTGACGATTGCATgtcaacagccaatcaaaagtCGCTAACCCTTGGCGGTGCTGCTGCTTCTAAATGCAAATTTAAAGAAGGTTCCTTGGAAAACAAAAAGTTCCGTCGGATTTTGAGGTGTGTGCTCAGAGCGTCGTTGAAGATTGTCAAATTAATATGGCTGGGTCAGGGGGAGCAGCAGCGGCTGGAGCTTTGGATCATGCAGCGAGAACCATGGCAAAAATAGTGATGGAGATTGCGAACTCGCCCGACTTCGATCGTGAACAAATTCGCGGTGAAAAGCTGACGCTTTCGCAAGCGTACTGCTTGTTATGGCAAAATTCTGAAGATGGCAATGTGGGAGGAAGGAGATTTGGCTTCGAGAGTAACAGTGGAGCGACTGCAGCAGTGATTGTGGATTTGATTGCACTCGGTAAAGTGGAAATTGAAATCGAACCTAACACAACTATGGGCGTGAAAAACGACCATTACCGTCTGAAGGTAATGTAAGCTAGCCTTTGATAATAAGGTAATGTAAGCTAGCCTGTTTCAAGGTTAATTGCACGGCGGCAAATTCATCGATTTCTCGGGACTAGTATTCTCCTTCCAAAATCATGTTACTCGACAATGTTTGTTATAAAACAGGTGCATTGGTTTATGTGATCTGAAGATATACATAACGCGCTCGACTGGCCACACACGATAAAAGCGAAAAACCGTCTCGGAGTTATAAACTTATTGCGTTGGGATCGTTTACGATCCTCACAGCTAGCGCTACCTTATGTGTAACGCAACAAGGTTgtagatttgaaaaattttacgtactttttataaatttatttgctttattttatgTACTTTTTACCTACTTTTTATCATTGTTTCTATTTGCTCCATACTTAAATTACTGCTGTTTAAGCCGGAAATAAGTTGTCGTTTACTTTGTCTGAACGGCGAGTTTCGCAGACTTGTCGCAATATGTCTTACTTGAGGAGCGAGTTGCCTTCCTCAAACCGTAGAGCAGTTGTGTTCAGACTGTTTGAACCTCTTTTAAATTTAGGGTAGAGAAGAAAGTGCTCGTGGAATTGTTTACCAGCTGGTGCGATTGAATACATCACCTAGCAATGTTAAGTGCAAACGGCCAATCACGAGGCGAAGATTTTTATATGCAAATATAGCAGTTTGGAAGCTCCAGGGGGCgccaatttcttttcaaaattaatcgaaaatttgaatatttttgaaGGGTGTTGATCTACTGAGCGATTTTAAGATTGATAAAGCTAGTTGGCAGCTGGTGAAGCTAGGTGAACTGaatttgtaatattttgttgGAGGGGTTTTTTAAACAGGTGAATCATCTTGTGctcaaatataaaagaaatttacaaacctATTCTAGGTAGTGATTTTCGTCAACCTATAGGGGTGTGTGTTCAGAAGGTTTTGTTGCATGTCTGCACTGAATGTCGCAACATTCACATTGTTAAGTTATAGCAGGCATAACTTATCACTTCATCCTGTGAAATCATTGAAGGAAATGCCTTTCTTGCTAAAGGAACTGACACCTCCACATAATGAAATAATGATTACCATATCattatgaaatgaaataaatttcatgtgaTCTGCAGattaaaatcaagaaaaagattCATTCTTGCAGGTGGACTGCAATTCTAGCAACATGTGCCCTCGCATGTCAGTCAGTAGTAGCACCTAACTACAAGAAGTTTGACTCCTGTCAAGGCCTCTATACTTCCAGggtttttttctgcaatttccaAAATTGCATTCCACCTACagggatcatttctttgcttcaaAAACCATACCCTAACCCCCTACTTACTGACCTGGAATTTGTTATGGACTTACAGCAGTAAATTTTTTGCAGCATATCATGTTTCTGCATTATTTCTCCACAAGAGCTTATTTTTTCGGACAAAGGTTGATCAAACCTtcaaaatttaagaagaaaCTAATTAGATCAACAGGACTTACCCTGAACCAAATGTGCTTTCAGGTGGTTGATGAAAAGCCAACTGGTACATATCTTGATGAGGCTCTCTTTAACGGGATCTTGAAACATCATGAAAAACACCCAGACAAGCCAGAGAAAGTGAAGTCTGTGATTTTTGATGATATAAGTCAACTTAGATCAAAGAATTACTGCTCTACCATTACACTGGACAGTTTGGTGGAGTTGGGAAttcttgaaatgaaagaaaagatgatgGGCCGTAAATACCCAACAGTAAACAAAGgtaattattaaccctttacacccaaaaaTAAGTGTTCTCCAAACtcttccctatacatttcctttggtactgaataggagaatttatttaacgaTCAAAGTTGTTTGGTTGGAGgtcatttgctttattctcatgttcttaatgaatgattcagtgATAttattataaggagaatttagatgctggtcactctttgggttaAAAAGGTGAAATGAAAATGTAGTTATGTTGCTGATCTTCGGAATGGGTTATTGTTCTGGGCAGGGAAGGGTGATTTATCAAGGGAGAGGATGATTGTCCTAAAGGGAAAGAGTTATTGTTCCAGAAGGAAGGGTTTTTGCTTCAGGGGGGGTTATTGACCCTGGGGGTTGGGGGAGACACTTGAGGTTTCATCATCTATGCCTCTGGCCTCAAACAGATCATAAGTACGTACCAATAAAATGCATGAAAGATCTAGCTTATTTTGTAATTCATAATGCCATAGCAACTCTGGATACCCCAAAATGTCATGAGATGTTAATACCTGGAAAACTCTTTTTACTTCAGTGCAAAATCCCTGGTTTAATCAATGCTCAT
The sequence above is a segment of the Pocillopora verrucosa isolate sample1 chromosome 13, ASM3666991v2, whole genome shotgun sequence genome. Coding sequences within it:
- the LOC131773654 gene encoding uncharacterized protein, whose protein sequence is MAGSGGAAAAGALDHAARTMAKIVMEIANSPDFDREQIRGEKLTLSQAYCLLWQNSEDGNVGGRRFGFESNSGATAAVIVDLIALGKVEIEIEPNTTMGVKNDHYRLKVVDEKPTGTYLDEALFNGILKHHEKHPDKPEKVKSVIFDDISQLRSKNYCSTITLDSLVELGILEMKEKMMGRKYPTVNKGPEESLEKQIREVVLQDMKPSSYIRVLLVLARHADNLMCLEDPVLKKHFSKEEYGKAKEKINQLVGL